In a genomic window of Gemmatimonadaceae bacterium:
- a CDS encoding HigA family addiction module antitoxin, protein MKTIRMHRPPYPGEILRELCLVPLNLSVTDAAASLGVSRNTLSAILNGRGGISPKMAIRLSIAFDTTAESWLHQQMQHDLWRAEQSRKRLRVRKLFGQI, encoded by the coding sequence ATGAAGACCATTCGCATGCACCGCCCGCCGTACCCGGGAGAGATTCTTCGTGAACTTTGCCTGGTGCCGTTGAACCTGAGCGTGACCGACGCTGCGGCATCTCTCGGCGTGAGCCGCAATACCTTGTCGGCCATTCTCAACGGCCGTGGGGGCATCAGTCCGAAGATGGCGATTCGCCTGTCGATCGCGTTCGATACCACTGCGGAGAGTTGGCTCCACCAGCAGATGCAGCACGATCTCTGGCGCGCGGAACAATCCCGGAAGCGCCTGCGCGTACGGAAGCTTTTCGGCCAGATCTAG
- a CDS encoding GSU2403 family nucleotidyltransferase fold protein has protein sequence MPGAPDPLYVAARGVLLDAIGALSAHLDALVLVGAQAVYIHAGEADLAVAPFTTDADLAIDPRHLAPQPLLEVALVRADFRAARGQVGIWEASVNVEGIPRIVSVDLLVPDSLSGPGRRGARIPPHAKTAARKVSGLEASLVDHDVRTIAALDPRDDRRFELAVAGPSALLVAKVHKILDRVSVPDRRTDKDALDVLSLIEDSTDRRAAHTLRQAARERSV, from the coding sequence GTGCCTGGCGCGCCTGATCCGCTATACGTTGCAGCACGTGGAGTGTTGCTCGATGCCATAGGTGCACTGAGCGCACACTTGGATGCTCTTGTCCTGGTAGGTGCGCAGGCGGTCTACATTCACGCCGGAGAGGCTGATCTCGCTGTAGCACCGTTTACCACTGACGCCGACCTCGCAATCGACCCACGGCACCTCGCGCCACAACCCCTGCTCGAGGTGGCGCTCGTTCGCGCAGATTTCCGGGCGGCAAGAGGCCAGGTTGGCATATGGGAAGCCTCGGTGAACGTCGAGGGCATTCCCAGGATTGTTTCGGTCGATTTGCTGGTCCCCGACTCCCTGAGTGGTCCAGGTCGTCGTGGTGCGAGAATCCCGCCGCACGCGAAGACAGCTGCGCGAAAGGTGTCAGGTCTGGAGGCTTCACTTGTCGATCATGACGTGCGAACGATCGCGGCTCTCGATCCCAGAGACGATCGTCGTTTCGAGCTGGCAGTCGCTGGGCCTTCGGCACTATTGGTCGCGAAGGTTCACAAGATTCTCGACCGAGTGAGCGTACCCGATCGCCGGACCGATAAGGACGCGCTTGATGTTCTATCGCTTATTGAAGACAGTACCGACAGACGAGCTGCTCATACGCTTCGGCAGGCTGCTCGCGAAAGATCTGTCTAG
- a CDS encoding type II toxin-antitoxin system prevent-host-death family antitoxin: protein MVTVNIHEAKTQLSKLVDQAVKGEAFVIAKAGKPLVKVAALDAPEAPQRLGFLAGEIAVPKDFNTMGESDIAALFGAED from the coding sequence ATGGTCACCGTGAACATCCACGAAGCCAAGACCCAGCTTTCGAAACTGGTCGATCAGGCCGTGAAGGGCGAAGCGTTTGTTATCGCCAAAGCGGGCAAGCCTCTGGTGAAGGTCGCTGCACTTGACGCACCCGAAGCGCCGCAACGGTTGGGCTTCCTCGCGGGCGAGATAGCCGTGCCCAAAGACTTCAATACGATGGGTGAGAGCGACATTGCCGCCCTTTTCGGCGCCGAGGATTGA
- a CDS encoding type II toxin-antitoxin system VapC family toxin — translation MKLLLDTQLLLWAAGQPDRLSASARKQIKNPKNEILFSAASLWEITIKNSLGRDDFRVEPRLLRRGLLDNGYTELPVTSQHAVNIDGLPPLHKDPFDRMLLAQALTEGITLLTSDAQLARYRGPVRKV, via the coding sequence TTGAAGCTCCTGCTCGATACCCAGCTCCTGCTCTGGGCAGCCGGCCAGCCGGACCGCCTCTCGGCGTCGGCCCGCAAGCAAATCAAGAACCCGAAGAACGAAATCCTCTTCAGCGCAGCCAGCCTGTGGGAGATCACCATCAAAAACTCCCTCGGGCGCGATGACTTCCGCGTCGAGCCTCGATTGCTGCGCCGGGGCCTGCTCGACAACGGCTATACCGAGCTGCCTGTTACCAGCCAGCACGCGGTGAACATTGACGGCTTGCCTCCGCTGCACAAAGATCCCTTCGACCGAATGCTATTGGCGCAGGCCCTGACCGAAGGCATCACACTTCTCACCAGCGATGCGCAACTAGCCCGATACCGCGGGCCTGTCCGCAAGGTATAG
- a CDS encoding glycosyltransferase encodes MKAGVGGARISAVLVAGSQRARAQRVVDALAVQTAVQVLEIVVVDLAPPETDRLRIPELVNHAYASRPDIVRWGVARAEGARLASGEIVAFIEDHCFPARDWAEVLIEAYSSPWAGIGYAFTNANPESYISRSSLMARYGSFVHPARRGRAGLLSGNNVSYRRDLLLSFGSALDDLLAIDFNFQEVLNKRGIAMFVESRAVAAHQNFTSVTKEGITGHHYCRLLAAKRAETQSWTRTRRLIHGIGAPLGSPAIRLGRLLIGLRGRSELWVTVALGLPVIAVEYLFDALGESLGYLFGAGTAERETLRWELETERVGDR; translated from the coding sequence ATGAAGGCAGGCGTTGGCGGCGCGCGGATCTCGGCCGTTCTCGTCGCCGGTTCGCAGCGAGCGCGCGCCCAGCGTGTCGTAGATGCGCTCGCAGTGCAAACCGCTGTGCAAGTTCTCGAGATTGTGGTCGTCGACCTCGCCCCGCCGGAAACCGACCGGCTGCGAATTCCCGAGCTCGTCAATCACGCCTACGCATCGCGCCCGGATATCGTGCGCTGGGGAGTGGCGCGCGCCGAGGGTGCACGTCTCGCGAGCGGCGAGATTGTCGCGTTCATCGAAGACCATTGCTTTCCGGCACGCGACTGGGCCGAGGTTCTCATTGAAGCGTACAGCAGCCCCTGGGCTGGAATTGGGTACGCGTTCACCAACGCGAATCCCGAGTCATACATCAGCCGCTCGTCGCTGATGGCCCGTTACGGATCATTCGTTCATCCAGCCAGGCGCGGCCGGGCAGGGCTGCTCAGTGGAAACAATGTCTCCTACCGGCGCGACCTGCTGTTGAGCTTCGGGTCAGCGTTGGATGACCTGCTCGCCATTGACTTCAACTTTCAGGAAGTTCTCAACAAGCGCGGCATCGCGATGTTCGTCGAATCCCGGGCGGTCGCGGCGCATCAGAATTTCACGAGTGTCACGAAGGAAGGCATCACCGGCCATCACTACTGCCGTCTTCTCGCTGCCAAGCGCGCGGAGACTCAGTCCTGGACGCGGACGCGCAGACTGATCCATGGCATCGGTGCTCCGCTGGGCTCGCCGGCGATTCGTCTGGGCAGGCTGCTCATCGGGCTTCGGGGGCGAAGCGAGTTGTGGGTGACTGTCGCTCTGGGCTTGCCCGTCATTGCGGTAGAGTATCTCTTCGATGCTCTCGGCGAATCGCTCGGGTATCTATTCGGCGCGGGCACCGCGGAGCGAGAGACCCTCCGCTGGGAGCTCGAAACAGAGCGGGTCGGTGACCGGTGA
- a CDS encoding glycosyltransferase: MNRPRISIVIPAYHSSDTIADCLAGLREQTFRDFEVIVVNSSTDETTRRLVEDGFRGAIFEQAEHRLLPHAARNLGAKQARGELLVFTDPDCRPWPDWLERLLAAHEAGHALTCGAIEMNEITGWFERGVHLCKYSFRLRRLPPGQTWVAGTANASCSRDVWNAAGPFDGERFAGDALFSWRAATLGWKPWFEPRAVVVHRYCGSTISLVRERLIRGEDFASTRLEFERWTRLRAAGHIAAFPAALLLVLARAFREARVAGRGATFLATLPLQIAGHTAWLLGELRGYYRRAVQVTGPVQSAKPVQAE, translated from the coding sequence GTGAACCGCCCGCGTATCTCCATCGTCATTCCCGCGTACCACTCCAGCGACACGATCGCGGATTGTCTCGCGGGACTTCGCGAGCAGACGTTCCGTGACTTCGAGGTCATCGTCGTGAACAGCTCGACCGACGAGACGACGCGGCGACTGGTAGAAGACGGTTTTCGTGGGGCGATCTTCGAGCAGGCGGAGCATCGGCTTCTTCCGCACGCCGCCCGGAATCTCGGCGCGAAGCAAGCACGCGGAGAGCTCCTCGTTTTCACGGATCCCGATTGTCGCCCCTGGCCGGATTGGCTGGAGCGACTGCTTGCCGCACACGAGGCAGGACATGCACTGACCTGCGGCGCAATCGAGATGAATGAGATCACCGGTTGGTTCGAGCGTGGCGTCCATCTTTGCAAGTATTCGTTCAGGCTCAGGCGATTGCCCCCGGGTCAGACGTGGGTCGCGGGTACCGCCAACGCATCATGCTCGCGTGATGTATGGAACGCGGCCGGACCATTCGATGGCGAGCGCTTCGCCGGCGATGCGCTTTTCAGCTGGCGCGCAGCGACTCTTGGATGGAAGCCATGGTTCGAGCCTCGTGCAGTGGTAGTTCACCGTTACTGCGGGTCGACGATATCGCTCGTGCGCGAACGGCTGATTCGCGGTGAGGACTTCGCTTCAACCCGATTGGAATTCGAGCGGTGGACCCGGCTGAGAGCCGCTGGGCACATCGCGGCTTTTCCCGCCGCGCTATTGCTCGTGCTGGCCCGCGCTTTCCGCGAGGCGCGCGTCGCTGGACGGGGCGCGACGTTCCTGGCAACTCTGCCGTTGCAGATAGCAGGGCATACCGCCTGGCTGTTGGGCGAGTTGCGTGGTTACTACCGGCGCGCCGTGCAGGTGACGGGGCCGGTACAGAGCGCGAAGCCAGTGCAGGCGGAATAA
- a CDS encoding SgcJ/EcaC family oxidoreductase → MMKTVIAAVLLLGTLATAEATAQSPDSEVEKVASTALSKFIASWNRAAAGDSLGYSQYRALYWPDADLVDPSGNVWNDRNGIVQMHVDLWNAPFKRSVVDGKVRKARRLSPTVLVADFDLTLKLAGPTPPSGPGANGPVKAHLKMVMTKRGTAWRTISSQNTFFSDAPPPAAAAGK, encoded by the coding sequence ATGATGAAAACCGTCATCGCCGCGGTTTTGCTTCTCGGCACGCTTGCTACCGCGGAGGCCACGGCGCAATCGCCGGACTCTGAGGTCGAGAAGGTGGCATCAACCGCGCTATCGAAGTTTATCGCCTCGTGGAACCGCGCCGCTGCCGGTGATTCACTTGGCTATTCGCAGTATCGCGCCCTCTATTGGCCTGACGCTGATCTCGTCGATCCATCGGGAAACGTGTGGAACGATCGAAATGGCATCGTCCAGATGCACGTTGATCTGTGGAACGCACCTTTCAAGCGGAGCGTCGTCGACGGTAAGGTGCGGAAGGCCCGGCGCCTGAGCCCGACGGTTCTCGTAGCGGATTTCGACCTGACGCTCAAGCTTGCCGGGCCTACTCCGCCGAGCGGCCCAGGCGCCAACGGTCCCGTGAAGGCGCACCTCAAAATGGTCATGACGAAACGCGGGACCGCATGGAGGACGATTTCCTCGCAGAACACGTTCTTTTCGGATGCCCCGCCACCTGCTGCTGCCGCCGGCAAATGA
- a CDS encoding protein kinase, which translates to MEELREQLQTTLGDSYRLEHELGGGGMSRVFVAEEASLGRKVVIKVLPPEMAAAVSIDRFRREIQLAARLQHPHIVPLLSAGETNSLPYFTMPFVKGESLRARLAKGGELPVSEAVRILREVASALAYAHENQVVHRDIKPENVLISGGSAMVTDFGVAKALTASSGSAPGSSLTSLGVALGTPAYMAPEQATADPNTDYRADIYAFGVIAYEILTGSTPFSGRSPQGTLAAHVTEAPDPVTKRRAAIPAQLANLVMWCLEKRPADRPQTAAEVVHELDALSTPSGGLAPTTSFPRMQERSSRIPRAALAGGGLAVVLLLVLGAVVMRRGEATTDAAETVPAIAVLPFENRGRAEGQEFTDGMTEEITNRLSSVRGLRVIGRQSARGYAATNKTPQQIAKELGVQYVLTGTVRWDRADGKDIVRVSPALLRTSDATQVWGDAYQTVLSGMFEVQSKVATEVANALNIALLAPEKATLVAKPTENVEAYSLYLRGNDLLRQTNDQRLIRSAVTALERAVALDPKFAQAHARLSLGHTELYWFSGDRSSERLRKAKAAVDRALALNPSLADAHFALGVYHYHGFLQYAKALQELAVAERARPSDFEILFYKAAIQRRQGKWTEAKANMARAIELEPRVGSFIADYANTHIFLREYNDAEKLLDRALIVDPNSEDALYGKARIAIARDRDVPASVRLLRRKFDASPDRAAAAGSAFRMTWPAILDPVMRDAMTSVSWSPEQGERADFFMDKSRLYHLLANETRARAYADSAARLLAERIRDQPDEALHHSLMAVAQAVLGNKGNALAEIDKAMALHPISLDAYGALDHLERRAFIEMRLGDLDAATIHLEQLLASPSNVSRNELRLSPLYAPLRGYPRFQRLMSG; encoded by the coding sequence ATGGAAGAGCTGCGCGAACAGTTGCAAACCACGCTCGGCGACAGCTATCGACTCGAGCATGAGCTCGGCGGCGGCGGGATGTCGCGCGTCTTCGTCGCCGAAGAGGCGTCGCTCGGCCGCAAAGTCGTTATCAAAGTGCTCCCGCCGGAAATGGCGGCGGCGGTCAGCATCGACCGCTTCAGGAGAGAGATACAGCTCGCTGCCCGCCTGCAGCATCCGCACATAGTGCCGCTTCTATCGGCCGGCGAGACTAACAGCCTGCCGTACTTCACGATGCCCTTCGTGAAAGGCGAGTCGCTGAGGGCGCGCCTCGCGAAAGGCGGAGAGCTGCCCGTATCGGAGGCAGTCCGCATCCTTCGCGAAGTGGCTTCCGCACTCGCGTACGCTCACGAGAATCAGGTCGTCCACCGTGACATCAAGCCCGAGAACGTTCTCATCTCTGGCGGGTCGGCGATGGTGACCGACTTCGGCGTTGCCAAAGCGTTGACTGCATCGAGCGGATCGGCCCCGGGAAGCTCTCTCACTTCCCTTGGCGTCGCTCTTGGCACGCCTGCGTACATGGCTCCGGAACAGGCCACCGCCGACCCGAACACCGACTACCGCGCCGACATTTACGCCTTTGGCGTGATAGCGTACGAGATTCTCACCGGGTCTACGCCATTTTCGGGACGGTCGCCACAGGGAACGCTGGCGGCGCACGTCACCGAGGCGCCCGACCCGGTTACCAAACGCCGCGCTGCCATTCCGGCGCAGCTCGCGAATCTCGTGATGTGGTGCCTCGAAAAGCGGCCGGCGGACCGCCCACAGACCGCCGCGGAAGTCGTGCACGAGCTTGACGCGCTCTCGACACCGAGCGGGGGCCTTGCACCGACGACTTCATTTCCGCGCATGCAGGAGCGAAGCTCGAGAATCCCGCGCGCTGCCCTCGCCGGCGGCGGACTCGCAGTAGTCCTGCTCCTTGTTCTGGGCGCGGTGGTGATGCGGCGCGGCGAGGCCACGACTGACGCAGCTGAAACGGTGCCCGCAATTGCCGTCCTGCCCTTCGAGAACCGCGGGCGCGCTGAGGGCCAGGAGTTCACCGATGGAATGACCGAGGAGATAACAAACCGCTTGTCCTCCGTCCGAGGACTGAGAGTCATCGGGCGTCAGAGTGCGCGTGGGTATGCGGCGACGAACAAGACACCACAACAGATCGCGAAGGAGCTGGGCGTGCAGTACGTCCTTACCGGAACCGTTCGATGGGATCGCGCCGACGGAAAGGATATAGTCCGTGTGAGCCCGGCGTTGCTGCGTACTTCCGACGCGACACAAGTGTGGGGCGACGCCTACCAGACTGTTCTTTCGGGGATGTTCGAGGTGCAGTCGAAGGTGGCGACAGAGGTAGCGAATGCCCTCAACATTGCCCTGCTCGCGCCGGAGAAGGCGACGCTCGTCGCGAAGCCAACGGAGAATGTTGAAGCGTACAGTCTGTATTTGCGCGGTAACGATCTGTTGAGGCAAACCAATGACCAGCGTTTAATCCGCTCTGCGGTCACGGCTCTCGAGAGAGCGGTGGCTCTCGACCCGAAATTTGCGCAAGCCCACGCCCGACTTTCACTCGGACACACGGAGCTGTACTGGTTCAGCGGCGATCGCAGCTCGGAGCGGCTGCGCAAGGCGAAAGCAGCCGTCGATCGCGCTCTTGCGCTGAATCCCTCGCTGGCTGATGCGCATTTTGCGCTTGGAGTTTACCACTACCACGGCTTCCTGCAGTACGCGAAGGCGCTCCAGGAGCTCGCGGTCGCGGAGCGCGCGCGTCCAAGCGATTTTGAGATCCTGTTCTACAAGGCAGCGATACAGCGACGGCAGGGGAAGTGGACGGAAGCCAAAGCGAACATGGCGCGCGCGATCGAGCTCGAGCCCCGAGTAGGTTCTTTTATTGCCGATTATGCGAATACTCACATCTTCCTCCGCGAGTACAACGACGCCGAGAAGCTTCTTGACCGGGCGTTGATCGTCGACCCAAATAGCGAAGACGCGCTATACGGCAAAGCCAGGATCGCCATCGCCCGCGACCGGGATGTTCCCGCTTCGGTCCGACTGTTGAGGCGCAAGTTCGACGCAAGCCCCGACCGGGCCGCCGCTGCTGGATCGGCATTCAGGATGACGTGGCCTGCGATACTAGATCCAGTCATGCGTGACGCAATGACAAGTGTCTCGTGGTCGCCCGAGCAGGGCGAGCGAGCCGATTTTTTCATGGACAAATCGAGGCTTTATCACCTCCTTGCAAACGAGACCCGGGCGCGCGCGTATGCCGACTCTGCGGCGAGGCTCCTCGCCGAAAGAATCCGCGACCAGCCCGATGAGGCACTGCATCATTCATTGATGGCGGTGGCACAGGCAGTTCTCGGCAACAAGGGCAATGCGCTTGCGGAGATCGACAAGGCGATGGCGCTGCATCCCATTTCCCTGGATGCCTATGGCGCACTCGATCACCTGGAGCGGCGCGCTTTCATAGAGATGAGGCTCGGAGATCTGGACGCCGCCACAATCCACCTCGAGCAGCTCCTAGCGTCGCCCTCGAATGTCAGCAGGAACGAGCTGCGACTTTCACCCCTGTACGCGCCACTTCGCGGCTACCCTCGCTTTCAGCGACTGATGAGCGGCTGA
- a CDS encoding M28 family peptidase — protein MHRCPTPRPLRPTIIAASLIGFAACATGTAPARSTGSPIVSASSSERIDAAMNARIRAEGMQRSRVLETAIMISDVHGPRLAGSSGYMTAANWVRGQLAEWGISNARLEPWGKRGKGWELERFSVEMLAPYYLRITAIPKAWSPGTMGTVSGTPVLVTIRGDSDFVRYRGKLRGRIVMNGPIALPRNRFDALARRWTDAELDSLSRITDPGEPRTYWEDAAGFIEGLARRKRIDDFFRDEGAAALLEPSRNPNAILSSSHISYVTDRTGAVPAFVVAREQYDAVLRLVERQRPVRLELSLTSRFTQTDSLGYNIVADIPGTDPQLAKEVVMVGGHFDSWQAAVGATDNAAGSAVAMEAMRILKTLGVNPRRTIRMALWDGEEQEDYFGSMGYVKRHYGDPESMRLLPDHANFSAYFNVDHGTGRIRGFFLQANAAARPILAAILEPFRDLGASTLSIRNDGSTDHMPFASVGLPAFNTIQDEIDYATRTHHTSLDFANYLIEDDLKQAAVVMASLLYHTAMRDERMPRTPLPQAKSAAR, from the coding sequence ATGCACCGTTGCCCCACCCCGCGCCCTCTGCGTCCCACGATAATCGCTGCATCTCTGATTGGCTTTGCCGCCTGCGCAACCGGGACTGCTCCCGCGCGGTCCACCGGCTCGCCCATCGTTTCGGCCAGCTCGTCCGAACGGATCGACGCCGCCATGAACGCGCGGATTCGCGCCGAGGGCATGCAGCGGTCGCGGGTGTTGGAGACCGCGATCATGATCTCCGACGTTCACGGACCCCGCCTCGCCGGCTCATCCGGATACATGACCGCCGCGAATTGGGTACGCGGGCAGCTCGCCGAGTGGGGAATCAGCAATGCCCGTCTCGAGCCATGGGGAAAGCGCGGCAAGGGATGGGAGCTCGAGCGGTTCTCCGTGGAGATGCTCGCGCCTTATTACCTCCGCATCACAGCGATTCCAAAGGCGTGGAGCCCCGGAACGATGGGGACCGTCAGCGGCACACCCGTTCTCGTCACGATCCGCGGCGACTCGGATTTCGTTCGATACCGGGGCAAGCTTCGCGGGCGGATTGTCATGAATGGACCGATCGCACTTCCGCGCAACCGGTTCGACGCACTGGCGCGGCGGTGGACCGACGCCGAGCTCGACTCCCTCTCGCGCATCACCGACCCGGGCGAGCCGCGAACGTACTGGGAGGACGCGGCAGGATTTATCGAGGGGCTCGCACGTCGCAAACGGATCGACGATTTCTTCCGCGATGAGGGCGCGGCGGCGCTGCTCGAGCCAAGCAGAAATCCCAACGCGATTCTTTCTTCCAGCCACATCTCATACGTAACCGACCGCACGGGCGCCGTACCCGCATTCGTCGTCGCGCGGGAGCAATATGACGCGGTGCTTCGCCTCGTCGAGCGCCAGCGGCCGGTACGGCTCGAGCTTTCCCTCACCTCGCGCTTCACTCAAACGGATTCGCTCGGCTACAACATCGTCGCCGACATTCCGGGAACTGATCCCCAGCTCGCGAAGGAGGTCGTGATGGTGGGCGGCCACTTCGATTCATGGCAGGCCGCCGTCGGCGCAACCGACAACGCGGCCGGCTCTGCCGTCGCGATGGAAGCGATGCGCATCCTGAAGACTCTCGGCGTGAATCCCCGGCGGACGATACGAATGGCGCTATGGGACGGCGAAGAGCAGGAGGACTACTTCGGATCAATGGGCTACGTGAAGCGCCACTACGGAGATCCGGAGTCGATGCGCCTCCTTCCCGATCACGCGAATTTCTCGGCGTACTTCAACGTTGACCACGGCACGGGGCGAATCCGGGGCTTCTTCCTCCAGGCCAACGCCGCTGCTCGCCCGATTCTCGCCGCGATCCTCGAGCCGTTCCGCGATCTCGGAGCATCGACGCTGAGCATACGCAACGACGGCAGCACCGATCATATGCCGTTTGCGTCCGTCGGGTTGCCGGCGTTCAACACCATTCAGGACGAGATCGATTATGCGACGAGAACGCACCATACATCTCTCGACTTTGCCAACTATTTAATAGAGGACGACTTGAAGCAGGCGGCCGTCGTGATGGCTTCCCTGCTCTACCATACGGCGATGCGCGACGAGCGAATGCCGAGGACGCCGCTGCCGCAGGCGAAGAGCGCAGCTCGATGA
- a CDS encoding DEAD/DEAH box helicase — MKELIARHILAEDSDRPTPFGEREAREARETHEMREPRQTRLGSVTLHPHQLSAIRRIESAIEEFGGALLCDEVGMGKTFVALAMAKSFASCVVVAPAVLRDMWSQQSQVAGVQLRFVSFEQLSRGRRPGGHFDLVVIDEAHHARNRATRRYAELSRMVMRSQVLLLSATPIHNSFRDLSALLALFLGSRSEALSRAEIARCVIRREVEAAGLASRIPATGALRWLEITDDHRIPGELMALPPPLPVRDGGLGGVLIQRSLLRQWCSSDAALESALRRRLGRSLALIEALESGHYPSEGELSAWTIAEDSVQLAFPSFVATPVGETSGMLEAIRRHQAGLRALLRSLKRLASRDAERARLLTGVRRAHPGVPIVAFSQYAETVNALLRELRGERGVAALTAKGARVAGGSLTRRETLSRFAPRASGARAPREAERIDLLLTTDLLSEGVNLQDAGVVVHLDLPWTGARLEQRMGRVARLGSERRQVFAYGIRPSHAGEALIRIESTITRKLAEMRHAIGAVRPVLPGDSHETPDSIPAPSSAAERIRAILNGWMDERPSQESMPAVECNSIRVGAVASERNAFLALCTVQGKFVLLTSGARGMSDDPAELLETMFDAEGAAADPAREMIESSLRSVEQYFRANRTIGAASGMTAVALARRAALRRVSATIERARPHMRTRLVQLGAAARRAILGRMNSAAESELAQMVSLEIPDEEWLLAAAGFDDSTRVGASPAESGESDDHPRIVALLLLQRRPSVIASDKD; from the coding sequence GTGAAGGAGTTGATAGCGAGGCACATCCTCGCTGAAGACAGCGACCGCCCGACGCCATTCGGCGAGCGCGAGGCTCGTGAGGCGCGGGAGACGCACGAGATGCGCGAGCCGCGGCAGACGCGACTTGGCTCAGTCACACTGCATCCGCATCAGCTCTCGGCGATTCGGCGCATCGAGTCGGCGATTGAGGAATTTGGTGGCGCCCTGCTGTGTGACGAAGTCGGTATGGGAAAGACGTTCGTCGCGCTTGCGATGGCAAAGTCGTTTGCGAGCTGCGTTGTCGTCGCGCCTGCGGTTCTTCGCGATATGTGGTCGCAACAGTCGCAAGTCGCGGGAGTGCAGCTGCGATTTGTCTCATTCGAGCAGCTCAGCCGCGGCCGTCGTCCAGGAGGCCACTTCGATCTCGTGGTGATCGACGAGGCACACCATGCGCGCAATCGCGCGACCCGACGGTACGCTGAGCTCTCACGCATGGTGATGCGATCGCAGGTGCTGCTGCTCTCCGCCACTCCAATTCACAACAGCTTTCGCGACCTCTCGGCGCTTCTCGCGCTCTTTCTTGGATCACGGTCCGAAGCGCTCTCGCGGGCGGAAATCGCCAGGTGCGTGATTCGCCGGGAAGTCGAGGCCGCAGGACTTGCATCCCGGATTCCTGCGACGGGTGCGCTACGCTGGCTCGAGATCACCGACGACCACCGAATTCCAGGGGAGCTCATGGCACTCCCGCCGCCGCTCCCGGTTCGCGACGGTGGACTCGGCGGCGTCCTCATCCAGCGGTCACTGCTACGGCAATGGTGCTCGAGCGATGCAGCGCTCGAATCTGCATTGCGCCGGCGGCTCGGAAGGTCGCTCGCATTGATTGAAGCGCTCGAGAGCGGGCACTACCCATCAGAGGGCGAGCTCTCAGCCTGGACAATAGCAGAGGACTCGGTTCAGCTCGCATTCCCTTCCTTCGTTGCGACGCCGGTGGGTGAGACCTCCGGGATGCTCGAAGCTATCCGGCGGCATCAGGCAGGTTTGCGCGCGTTGTTGCGCTCGCTGAAACGTCTCGCGTCCCGTGACGCAGAAAGAGCGCGGCTGTTAACCGGGGTCCGTCGCGCCCATCCGGGCGTTCCAATCGTCGCCTTCTCACAGTACGCCGAGACCGTCAATGCTTTGCTTCGGGAGCTCCGGGGCGAACGCGGAGTTGCCGCTCTGACCGCAAAGGGCGCCCGTGTTGCAGGCGGGTCGCTCACTCGCCGTGAGACGCTCTCGCGTTTTGCTCCGAGAGCTTCCGGAGCACGCGCGCCTCGCGAGGCCGAGCGTATCGATCTCCTCCTCACTACAGATCTGCTGAGCGAGGGCGTGAATCTTCAGGACGCCGGCGTTGTCGTTCACCTCGATCTTCCGTGGACGGGAGCGCGTCTCGAGCAAAGGATGGGACGTGTGGCGCGCCTCGGCTCTGAACGTCGTCAGGTGTTCGCGTATGGAATTCGGCCGTCTCACGCGGGCGAAGCGTTGATCCGGATCGAGTCGACGATCACGAGGAAGCTGGCGGAAATGCGGCACGCGATTGGCGCAGTCCGGCCCGTGCTGCCCGGGGATTCTCATGAAACCCCTGACAGCATTCCCGCACCCAGCAGCGCGGCAGAGCGAATTCGGGCCATCCTTAATGGCTGGATGGATGAACGGCCGTCGCAGGAATCGATGCCAGCAGTGGAATGCAATTCGATCCGCGTGGGGGCCGTCGCCTCGGAACGCAACGCCTTTCTGGCGCTGTGCACGGTTCAGGGGAAGTTCGTGCTGCTCACATCCGGCGCGCGCGGCATGAGCGACGACCCCGCGGAGCTCCTCGAGACGATGTTCGACGCTGAAGGCGCGGCGGCGGATCCGGCGCGCGAGATGATCGAGTCTTCGTTGCGGTCGGTCGAGCAATACTTCCGCGCAAATCGAACGATCGGCGCGGCGTCCGGGATGACGGCTGTCGCACTGGCGAGGCGAGCCGCTTTACGGCGGGTCTCCGCGACGATCGAGCGCGCGAGACCTCACATGCGGACGCGACTCGTCCAGCTGGGAGCCGCAGCACGGCGCGCGATACTCGGACGCATGAACTCAGCGGCCGAGTCGGAGCTTGCTCAGATGGTGTCGCTGGAAATACCGGACGAGGAGTGGCTATTGGCGGCAGCGGGATTCGACGATTCCACGCGGGTCGGTGCGAGCCCAGCGGAAAGCGGCGAATCGGACGATCATCCACGAATAGTCGCGCTGCTCCTCCTGCAGCGCCGTCCTTCAGTCATTGCCAGCGATAAGGACTGA